The following DNA comes from Amblyraja radiata isolate CabotCenter1 chromosome 37, sAmbRad1.1.pri, whole genome shotgun sequence.
gggtggcgtgTTGAGACCAGTCTTCAGACCCAAATTCTTCCATTGtatatctattgcatccgctgctctagatgtcagcagatctatatcggtgagaccaagcggaggttgggcgatcgtttcgccgaacacctccgctcggtccgcaataaccaacctgacctcccggtggctcagcacttcaactccccctcccactccatctccgacctctctgccctgggtctcctccattgccagagtgagcaacagcggaaattggaggaacagcacctcgtattccgcttggggagtctgcatcctgggggcatgaacatcgaattctcccaattttgttagtccttgctgtctcctccccttcctcagtccccctgctgtctcctcccatcccccagccttcgagctcctcctcctttttcctttcctgtccccgtccccgccccccccacccccgatcagtcttaagaaggggttcggcccgaaacgttgcctatttcctttgctccatagatgctgctgcacccgctgagtttctccagcttttttgtgtaccttcttccaTTGTATAGTTGAGCTATTTTTCTTTAAATGCTCCCCATTCTTTTCctgtgctgttttttttttttaaagctgttggcgggttttttttggggggttggggggaacgATTTACACCCCTTTTACTTACCTCCATCATAATGCGGCCCGCATTCGTGCAATCAATGGAAATGTACATAAACACGTTGGGGTTTTTGCCCGCCATGGTTCTGCAGCTTCACGGTTGCGAGACGATCGCGAGTGGGATGGTCTGCACCGCCTTTCCGACACAGCAGGAAGTGTTGCGCTGAGCGCTGCAACATTTTAGCCAGTTGCCAACAATCTGCGTCTGGAGAAGGCGGATCCCAGATCACATCGTCAATCACACATCATTCGCCCGGCCATTCGCTGCAACCGagacaagtcaaatcaagtcaagtcacttttatttctatagcacatttaaaaaacaactctcgttggccaaagtgctttacattggtggaggtactaacgttagacaacattggttcatagattaagtacatacatcactacatacatgtagccctccctcagaggacgtcaagaaaggcttgggagtaaagatgagttttaagtctcgacttaaaggagtcgatggagggggcagttctgatgggaagggggatgatgctgttccacagtctaggagctgcaaccgcaaaggcacggtcggtcgcccctgagcttatgcctagaccgcgggatgttctgtaaccccaagtcggccgatctgagggacctggaggtggagtggtgggtaagcagacttttgatgtaggtgggggcaagcccgttaagggctttgtagacataaaggaggatcttgaaatttattcggaaccgcacagggagccagtggagagaggccaggatcggggtgatgtggtccctttttcgggtgcccgtcaggagtgtcGCTGCtgggttttggaccagttgcaggcgggacagggaagattggctgatgccagtgtagagggagttgcagtaatctaggcaggaggagataaatgtgtggatgatcttttcgaggtcatcaaactggaggaattgttctattttagctatcgtccgaagctggaagaaatgAGGGCGGAAATCAAAGCAAAACAAAACCCCTTGCATGTGAAAGGACTTCATCTAGTTGATTCCTTTGAACAAGGCCACGTTTTTGATACATCAGACTGTGCAATGAACAGCGCAAGGGAAGTACCAAGGGTGCAAGTCTGCTGAcacttaaaatatatattttaataaatgCTAGAAAATCAGTGGCTCTGGCTCGATCAGCTGATCTTTTTTTTCTATACAAAcattatcagcatctgcaggtcttttttttttttaaagaaacatattttaaataaattcaatttcaattcatgTCGTTGAATCATTGGAAAAGACCAGGCATAAAACAATTTAAAGCATAACTTGTTCCAATCCTCGTGGGCTGTAGTAttgagaaacaaggagctgcagagttGCTgatacagaaaaagacacagtgctggagtgcaGGGGGGTCTGTCTCCCCATTATATCTTCCGTTTTTGTCATATCATATAGTATTAATTGAAAACATAAGATTACTCCCATATTAATGAAGTATTTTAAGATCAGAATATTCTCAGAATATCATGTACATAAGtgtcaggagcagaattatgccattcggcccattgagtcttctccgttatgcaatcatggctgatcgatcttatcctaaccccattctcctgccttctccccataactgcctgacaccagtactaattaaAGCTAGTGCATTGGTAAGTCCTGCTGAGCAGGTAACAGAATGCCAGTGATTCAGGGAATTAGGTGAGTATTTAATACTAGATGAGTAATATCTAAATACTTTTTGATAAAAGATTAATGAAAGCCATCTGTGTGAACTGCTAACTCAAGGCAACATTTAACATCTGAATTCTCTCATTACAATTATTTTATGACCACACTTCACTAGAAAGTCTTAAATAGAACATGAATGGCAGTTTGTAAATTGAAGTATTTGTGTTCAAGTTTGTACCCAATAGTTCAGAGAAATTGGGCAGCactgagttggatagagctcttagtggtgcagttggtagatgtGCTGTCCCACAGAAACCTGGGTCCATCCTCACCTTGCCtgcggtctcctaatttgaggaaggacattcttgctattgagggagtgcagcgtaggttaccaggttaattcccgggatggcgggactgtcacatgatgaaagaatggagcggctgggcttgtattcgctgaaatttagaaggataagagggggtcttatagaaacatgtaaaattattaagggattggacccgctagatgctggaaacatgttcctgatgttgggggagtccagaatcaggggccacagtttaagaataaggggtaggctatttagaaccgagaagaggaaaagctttttcacccagaggtttgtgaatctgtggaattctctacctcaacaGTGGAGACCGAtttactggatgcattcaaaagagagttggatagagctcttagtgcAAGTGGAATCGAggcatatgggaagaaggcaggaacggggtactgtttgtggatgatcagccatgatcatattgaatggtgatgctggctcagagggacgaatggcctactcctgcacctattgtctctatgtggagtttgcatgtactcgcTGTGACCCTGTGTTTCCCcttggtgcaccagtttcctctcacatctcgaGGGCGTAAGGGTTGGTGGGTTAACTGGCCTCTAGACAATTGCATTGAATGTGCTGGTGAGCGCTGGAATCtggagggagttgatgagaatgtggggagaataaaaaatgggataaATGTTTAATGCATGTAGTTTGTTGATGGTCGGCAGGTTGCGGTGCCTGTTTGTGCTATATCTGTCCAGAATTCGAGAAGAAATGGCTGTACTTGGTAATAAGGTTCACCAGGTAAGGTGGACACGTTGGAGTAACTTCCAGCTCTCTCAGGTTtagttggtttagagatacagcgtgaaaacaggcccttcgacctaccgaTTCCGCGCTGTCCAGCGATCTCGGCACACCAACATGATCCTACGCACACTTGGGGCAAATTGCAATTATacatagccaattaaccaacaaaccattacatatttggagtgtgggggcaAACCGGAGATAGCccatgaacgtacaaactccatacagacagcgcccgtagtcaggatcgaccccgagtctctggcgctgtaaggcagcaactctaccgctgcgccaccgtgccacccactagCGATGTAAAATGATGATCATCCAAATAATGCGAGTCACAAATGATCATACTTTATTTGAACTGCATGCTTCCAAACGCAAATACATTAGGGCAACTGTCCACAATCAGTGATGACAACAGGGACAGATTTCTTCGATTTGGTGCCACCTTTTTCTGACGGCTTGCTGGTATCTTCCATCTTCCTGACAACATCCATGCCATCTACCACCTTTCCAAACACAACATGCTTGTCATCTAACCTGTAACACAAAGCAGGTGATATCATTTACCTCCAATATTATCGGTAAATAACTGCAAAAtatagatttgtttttaaattggccGCTTACCAATCAGTTTGCTTGGTGCAGAGAAAGAACTGGGAACCATTTGTGTTTTCTCCAGAATTGGCCATGGATAGGATACCTGCAATGTGAAGATGGCAAATGTGCTCAGGTTTTCTTTTTTGACAGCGAGATATTAAAATGTAGATAGAAGCAGGCAAGAGCAGAGGGGAATctcaaggggggaggtgaggaagtaGTACAGAGGTCAGTAAAACAGTTCAGTtcctgtcacgtgtactgaggtacagtgaaaagcttttgatgtgtgctaaccagtcagcagaaagacaacacatgattacaattcagccacttacagagtatagatacatgataagggaataatgtttagtgcaaggcaaagttatcaaggatagtccgagggtcaccaaaaagGTAGGTAGtaattcagcaccgctctctggttgtgaaaaCCAGCAAATACTGAACAATGACACAAATGTATAAATCaaaaccaaaaacataacagCCAATGCCCCTTTCCCCCCAAatgacacaagaggctgcagatgccagaaacttaaacaagacacaaaatgcaggatgaactcagtgggtcagagagcatTTACGGACGGAACAGAAAGGCAACATCACTTCCTCTTCTGGGCAAACTTTACAAGAGGCCAATGCAGTTCGAACAGAATCCACTCTACCTGCTCCTGTGTGCTTCAGCTTGAAATTCTCATCATCAAATTTGTTCCCGTAGATGGACTTTCCACCAGTGCCATTATGTGCCGTGAAGTCACCGCCCTGTATGGTTCAAGTTTGAAGGTGCCGTTAGTTGACATGGAACAGCAGAATCAAGAACATCGGTATAACTtatggttggcggcgcgactcacccgttgcagcggcccctacagcctgtctgtcttttttttattttttgtctagttaaatgtagtgtttggtgttttttaatactggttttaaatgtgtatatgtggagggagggggaaactgtttaaaatctcttccctgtccgggagacccgaccttttccctgtcgggtctcccttgtcgttggggcctagcaccgtggagcggcctccaacctgaacgacctgggggctcgggagactgcgctgcggactactcaccatcgtggggctggccggcctcggagcgtggggagcggtggtgactcgctgctgcgactcgactactggggctcggaggctccagcaacgcagccgcaggtccggtgaactgggacatcgggagctcacgggtccggggggagagagagaccgcttcccggagctcccgcaacgcgacttctccagcccgtgtcgcggggttggaacgacccggagcggggtcatacatcgcccggcgcggcttcatggccgtgggacattccagcgcccgccggggtctccaacttcgagacttctagaccgggagcggggccgtaaatcgcccggcacggcctaaaatggacgtgggacttatcatcgcccgcctggggcttcgacatcgggagagacatggagaacaggggagagaaaagactttgccttccatcacagtgggtccactgtgatggatgtttgtgtgaactaaattgtgtgtatgtctaggaattgtctttgtttgtatggctgtggaaacagaatttcgtttgagcctcactgaggctcaaatgacaataaattgtattgtattgtattgtataacatTAACCACCGACCGCTCCTCACCTGGCACATGAAATCGGGAATGAT
Coding sequences within:
- the LOC116966555 gene encoding peptidyl-prolyl cis-trans isomerase-like isoform X1, which encodes MLQRSAQHFLLCCKVGKAVQTKALVQTIPFAFVSQLGSCRTMAGKNPNVFMDISIDSKPAGRIVMELRADVVPKTAENFRALCTGEKGFGYKDSTFHRIIPDFMCQGGDFTAHNGTGGKSIYGNKFDDENFKLKHTGAGILSMANSGENTNGSQFFLCTKQTDWLDDKHVVFGKVVDGMDVVRKMEDTSKPSEKGGTKSKKSVPVVITDCGQLP